A window from Micromonospora profundi encodes these proteins:
- a CDS encoding ATP-binding protein, whose product MINRLLVANRGEITRRVFATCRALGVETVAVHSDADADAPFVAEADQAVRLPGDTPSETYLRVDLILDAARRSGADAVHPGYGFLAENAEFAAAVTDAGLTWVGPPAKVIAAMGDKLAAKSLLAEAGVPMLPSWTDAADVTDFPVLVKASAGGGGRGMRIVRDTAGLAEAVASARREAAAAFGDGTVFIERYVERGRHVEVQIFGDTHGTVAALGVRECSIQRRHQKIVEEAPGVIPEDVRERLHEAAVAAGRAVDYVGAGTVEFLLAPDGAIYFLEMNTRLQVEHPVTELTAAGGLDLVRLQLLVAEGAALPEEARSPSARGCAIEVRLCAEEPAQGFRPATGVLHRFAVPGVDCEFGGLQRAGLRLDSGVVDGSVVGVHYDSMLAKLVAWAPTRAEAARALAGALARAELHGVATNRDLLVRVLRSPEFGAADIDTGFLDRHPEVFTALLPADRLPLAALAAALASAAGRRAGATVLAGLPSGWRNVAAVPQIARFTGPDGEIEVRYRLDRRGGLAEWSTDPADTDPPAVALVEATPDRVVLDVDGVRRAYRVHRVLSEVFVDGPDGSASLTELPRFPLPTAQLAAGSLLAPLPGAVTQVHVEVGQRVAAGDLLLTLEAMKLEHPVLAPTDGVVAELPVPAGGQVRTGAVLAVIDGVDPAPSNPEEDPR is encoded by the coding sequence ATGATCAACCGATTGCTCGTCGCCAACCGGGGGGAGATCACCCGCCGGGTCTTCGCGACCTGCCGGGCGCTCGGCGTGGAGACGGTCGCCGTGCACTCGGACGCGGACGCCGACGCGCCGTTCGTCGCCGAGGCCGACCAGGCGGTCCGGCTGCCCGGTGACACGCCGTCCGAGACGTACCTGCGGGTCGATCTGATCCTGGACGCGGCCCGGCGCAGCGGCGCGGACGCAGTCCACCCGGGTTATGGATTTCTGGCCGAGAACGCCGAGTTCGCGGCGGCGGTGACCGACGCGGGGCTGACCTGGGTCGGCCCGCCGGCCAAGGTGATCGCGGCCATGGGCGACAAGTTGGCGGCGAAGTCGCTGCTCGCCGAGGCGGGCGTGCCGATGCTGCCGAGCTGGACCGACGCCGCCGACGTCACCGACTTTCCGGTGCTGGTGAAGGCGTCCGCCGGTGGCGGCGGCCGGGGCATGCGGATCGTCCGGGACACCGCCGGGCTGGCCGAGGCCGTGGCATCCGCGCGCCGCGAGGCGGCTGCGGCGTTCGGCGACGGCACTGTCTTCATCGAGCGGTACGTCGAGCGCGGCCGGCACGTCGAGGTGCAGATCTTCGGTGACACGCACGGGACGGTGGCAGCGCTCGGTGTGCGGGAGTGCTCGATCCAGCGCCGACACCAGAAGATCGTCGAGGAGGCACCGGGAGTCATCCCCGAGGACGTGCGGGAGCGCCTGCACGAGGCGGCGGTGGCGGCGGGCCGGGCTGTCGACTACGTGGGCGCCGGCACCGTCGAGTTCCTGCTGGCGCCGGACGGGGCGATCTACTTCCTGGAGATGAACACCCGGCTCCAGGTCGAGCACCCGGTCACCGAGCTGACCGCCGCCGGTGGGCTGGACCTGGTCCGGCTGCAACTGCTTGTCGCCGAGGGCGCGGCGTTGCCGGAGGAGGCCAGGTCTCCGTCCGCGCGGGGCTGCGCGATCGAGGTACGCCTCTGCGCCGAGGAACCCGCTCAGGGTTTCCGCCCGGCGACGGGTGTCCTGCACCGCTTCGCCGTACCCGGTGTCGACTGCGAGTTCGGCGGTCTTCAGCGGGCGGGTCTGCGGCTCGACTCGGGTGTGGTGGACGGTTCCGTGGTCGGCGTCCACTACGACTCCATGCTGGCGAAGCTTGTCGCCTGGGCACCCACCCGCGCCGAGGCGGCCCGGGCTCTCGCGGGCGCGCTCGCGCGGGCCGAGTTGCACGGGGTGGCCACGAACCGGGATCTGCTGGTCCGTGTGCTGCGCAGCCCCGAGTTCGGCGCGGCGGACATCGACACCGGGTTCCTGGACCGGCACCCGGAGGTGTTCACGGCGCTGCTTCCCGCCGACCGTCTGCCGCTTGCCGCGCTGGCTGCGGCGCTCGCATCGGCAGCTGGGCGCCGAGCGGGCGCGACGGTGCTGGCCGGGCTGCCGTCGGGCTGGCGCAACGTGGCGGCCGTCCCGCAGATCGCCCGGTTCACCGGGCCGGACGGCGAGATCGAGGTCCGCTACCGGCTGGACCGCCGGGGCGGGCTCGCCGAATGGTCAACCGATCCCGCCGACACCGACCCTCCCGCTGTGGCGCTGGTGGAGGCCACCCCGGACCGGGTGGTGCTCGACGTCGACGGGGTGCGGCGCGCGTACCGCGTACACCGGGTGCTGTCGGAGGTCTTCGTGGACGGCCCCGACGGGTCGGCGAGCCTGACCGAGCTGCCGCGTTTCCCGCTGCCCACGGCGCAGCTGGCGGCCGGGTCGCTGCTCGCGCCGCTCCCCGGCGCGGTGACCCAGGTGCACGTCGAGGTCGGCCAGCGGGTCGCGGCCGGCGACCTGCTGCTCACGCTGGAAGCGATGAAGCTCGAACATCCCGTGCTCGCCCCGACCGACGGTGTCGTCGCCGAACTGCCGGTGCCCGCCGGCGGTCAGGTGCGCACCGGTGCCGTGCTGGCTGTCATCGACGGCGTCGACCCCGCGCCGTCGAACCCCGAGGAGGACCCCCGATGA
- a CDS encoding acyl-CoA carboxylase subunit beta, giving the protein MTTLDTSVDPSAPGFVANRAALLERLAELDAALDQARGGGGEKYVTRHHKRGKLLARERIELLLDADSPFLELSPVAAYGTDFPVGASVVTGIGVVEGVECLIVANDPTVRGGAVNPWSLAKTRRAGEIALANRLPMVNLVESAGADLPTQAEIFIPGGRVFRDLTRLSAAKIPTVSVVFGNATAGGAYVPGMSDHVIMIRDRSQVYLAGPPLVKMATGEVTDDESLGGAAMHAGTSGLADHLASDERDGIRLARQCVRRLNWHKSGPSPRTAVPQPPKYDPEELLGIASADLKVPFDPREVLARILDGSDFDEFKPTYGDALVTGWGELHGYPVGVLANARGVLFSEEAQKAAQFIQLANTSNTPLIFLQNTTGYMVGTEYEQRGIIKHGALMINAVSNSTVPHLTVNLGASYGAGNYGMCGRAYDPRFLFTWPNAKSAVMGPAQLAGVLSIVARQAAAARGRDYDEESDAAMRMMVEQQIESQSGALFLSGRLYDDGVIDPRDTRTVLGLCLSAIHSAPVKGADGFGVFRM; this is encoded by the coding sequence GTGACCACACTGGACACCTCGGTCGACCCGTCAGCGCCCGGCTTCGTGGCGAACCGGGCAGCGCTGCTGGAGCGGCTCGCCGAGTTGGACGCGGCGCTGGACCAGGCCCGCGGGGGCGGTGGCGAGAAGTACGTGACCCGGCACCACAAGCGGGGCAAGCTGCTGGCCCGGGAGCGCATCGAACTGCTGCTCGACGCGGACAGCCCGTTTCTGGAGCTGTCGCCGGTGGCGGCGTACGGCACTGACTTTCCGGTGGGCGCCAGCGTGGTGACCGGCATCGGCGTGGTCGAGGGCGTGGAGTGCCTGATCGTTGCCAACGACCCGACGGTACGCGGTGGCGCGGTCAACCCGTGGTCGCTCGCCAAGACCCGGCGGGCCGGCGAGATCGCACTGGCCAACCGGCTGCCGATGGTCAACCTTGTCGAGTCGGCCGGTGCGGACCTACCGACCCAGGCGGAGATCTTCATTCCGGGCGGGCGGGTGTTCCGCGACCTGACCCGGCTCTCCGCGGCGAAGATCCCCACTGTCAGCGTGGTCTTCGGCAACGCCACTGCGGGTGGCGCGTACGTGCCTGGGATGTCCGATCACGTGATCATGATTCGGGACCGGTCGCAGGTCTACCTGGCCGGGCCGCCGCTGGTGAAGATGGCCACGGGTGAGGTCACCGACGACGAGTCGCTTGGCGGCGCGGCCATGCACGCCGGCACGTCCGGGCTTGCCGATCATCTGGCCTCCGACGAGCGGGACGGCATCCGGTTGGCCCGGCAGTGCGTACGCCGGCTCAACTGGCACAAGTCGGGTCCGTCGCCGCGTACGGCTGTGCCGCAGCCACCGAAGTACGACCCGGAGGAGCTGCTCGGCATCGCCAGCGCCGACCTGAAGGTGCCGTTCGATCCCCGCGAGGTGCTGGCCCGGATCCTCGACGGCAGCGACTTCGACGAGTTCAAGCCGACGTACGGGGACGCGCTTGTCACCGGCTGGGGTGAGCTGCACGGCTACCCGGTGGGTGTGCTCGCCAACGCCCGGGGTGTGCTGTTCAGCGAGGAGGCGCAGAAGGCGGCGCAGTTCATCCAGCTCGCGAACACCTCGAACACCCCGCTGATCTTCCTGCAGAACACCACCGGCTACATGGTGGGCACTGAGTACGAGCAGCGCGGCATCATCAAGCACGGCGCGCTGATGATCAACGCGGTGTCCAACTCGACGGTGCCGCACCTGACGGTGAACCTCGGCGCGTCGTACGGGGCCGGCAACTACGGCATGTGCGGTCGCGCGTACGACCCGAGGTTCCTGTTCACCTGGCCGAACGCGAAGTCGGCGGTGATGGGCCCGGCGCAGCTCGCCGGTGTGCTCTCGATCGTGGCCCGGCAGGCCGCTGCCGCGCGGGGGCGCGACTACGACGAGGAGTCCGACGCGGCGATGCGGATGATGGTCGAGCAGCAGATCGAGTCGCAGTCCGGTGCGCTCTTCCTGTCCGGCCGGCTCTACGACGACGGGGTGATCGACCCGCGCGACACCCGTACCGTCCTCGGGCTCTGCCTCTCGGCGATCCACAGTGCACCGGTGAAGGGCGCCGACGGCTTCGGCGTCTTCCGGATGTAG
- a CDS encoding acyl-CoA dehydrogenase family protein, with the protein MSIVDTPERRQLRELTRSFVTREVLPHLDDWEKAGEVPRALHASAAKLGLLGIGFPESVGGSGGDLLDSIIVTEEVIRSGGSSGLIAALFTHGIALPHMVAAAGVGIGGSLGGMLGGTSTPGDDDLVQRYVRPTLAGTMIGALAITEPDGGSDVAGIRTTARRDGDHYVVNGSKTYITSGHRADFVTTAVCTGFPGSGSISLLVIDKDSPGFTVGRRLEKLGWHCSDTAELSFVDVRVPVANRIGEEDTGFLAIMQNFAAERLSLATQAYATAQRCVELAVRWCRDRETFGRPLASRQVVRHRLAEMHTRAEAARAYVHEVAVRVAAGEPVVTEVAMAKNVAVAACDQVVDQALQLHGGFGYMRDAEVERHYRDARLLGIGGGATEIMNEIIVKGMGL; encoded by the coding sequence ATGAGCATCGTGGACACCCCGGAGCGGCGGCAACTGCGCGAGCTGACCCGATCCTTCGTGACCCGGGAGGTGCTGCCGCACCTGGACGACTGGGAGAAGGCCGGCGAGGTGCCGAGGGCCCTGCACGCCAGCGCCGCGAAGCTCGGGCTGCTCGGCATCGGCTTCCCCGAGTCGGTCGGCGGCAGCGGCGGTGACCTGCTCGACTCGATCATCGTGACCGAGGAGGTGATTCGCTCCGGCGGGTCGTCCGGCCTGATCGCGGCCCTGTTCACGCACGGCATCGCGCTGCCGCACATGGTGGCGGCGGCGGGCGTGGGCATCGGCGGCTCGCTTGGCGGCATGCTCGGCGGCACCTCGACGCCCGGCGACGACGACCTCGTCCAGCGGTACGTCCGGCCCACGCTGGCCGGCACGATGATCGGGGCGTTGGCGATCACCGAGCCGGACGGCGGTTCGGACGTGGCGGGCATCCGCACCACGGCCCGCCGCGACGGCGACCACTACGTCGTGAACGGGTCGAAGACGTACATCACCAGCGGGCATCGGGCCGACTTCGTGACGACTGCTGTCTGCACCGGTTTCCCCGGCAGCGGCTCGATCTCCCTGCTGGTCATCGACAAGGACAGCCCCGGGTTCACTGTCGGACGTCGGCTGGAGAAGCTGGGCTGGCACTGCTCGGACACCGCCGAGTTGTCGTTCGTCGACGTACGGGTGCCGGTGGCGAACCGGATCGGCGAGGAGGACACCGGCTTCCTGGCGATCATGCAGAACTTCGCCGCGGAGCGGCTTTCGCTCGCCACCCAGGCGTACGCCACAGCGCAGCGCTGCGTCGAGCTGGCCGTGCGCTGGTGCCGCGACCGGGAGACCTTCGGGCGTCCGCTGGCCAGCCGGCAGGTGGTCCGGCACCGGCTGGCCGAGATGCACACCCGTGCCGAGGCGGCGCGGGCGTACGTGCACGAGGTCGCGGTCCGGGTGGCGGCCGGCGAGCCGGTGGTGACCGAGGTGGCGATGGCCAAGAACGTGGCGGTGGCCGCCTGCGACCAGGTCGTCGACCAGGCGTTGCAGCTGCACGGAGGGTTCGGCTACATGCGTGACGCCGAGGTGGAGCGGCACTACCGCGACGCCCGGCTCCTCGGTATCGGCGGCGGTGCCACCGAGATCATGAATGAGATCATCGTGAAGGGGATGGGCCTGTGA
- a CDS encoding acyclic terpene utilization AtuA family protein, whose amino-acid sequence MIDGGDLDVLTGDYLAELTMLILGRDRMRDPDLGYAKTFLRQLETCLGTALDRGVRIVTNAGGLNPAGLAAAVEALAGRLGVPVRVGYVEGDALQRPDALTANAYLGAFGIAACLDAGADVVVTGRVTDASLVVGPAIARYGWGRDAFDELAGATVAGHLLECGAQVTGGNFSFFTELPDGARRPGFPIAEVHPDGSAVLTKHLGTGGAVTVETVTAQLLYEVGGPAYLGPDVVTRLDSVTLSPDGPDRVRISGVRGTPPPATLKVGVNNLGGFRNSMTFVLCGLDIEAKAALVRGQMVEAVGKEGLEFTLARTDHPDAVDTEAASALLHVHLRDTDRTRAGRAFSAAAVELALASYPGCTLTTLPGDATPYGVFTADTVPQDEVSHVAVLPGGERVPIAPPSHTVPAPPPDGEASPGDAAAADAVTGHGPTRRGALGELVGARSGDKGGDANLGVWARSDDGYAWLRGWLTVERLAELLPETASLVVRRYELPNLRAVNFVIEGLLGAGVAASTRFDPQAKALGELLRSRLVDLPAGVPAGPSAAGRETAA is encoded by the coding sequence ATGATCGACGGCGGCGACCTGGACGTGCTGACCGGCGACTACCTGGCCGAGCTGACAATGCTCATCCTCGGCCGTGACCGGATGCGCGACCCCGACCTGGGGTACGCGAAGACCTTCCTTCGCCAGTTGGAGACCTGCCTCGGCACGGCCCTCGACCGGGGAGTGCGGATCGTGACGAACGCCGGCGGGCTGAACCCGGCCGGCCTGGCCGCCGCAGTCGAAGCCCTCGCCGGTCGGCTGGGCGTGCCGGTGCGCGTCGGGTACGTCGAGGGCGACGCGCTCCAGCGGCCCGACGCGCTGACCGCGAACGCCTACCTCGGCGCGTTCGGGATCGCCGCCTGCCTCGACGCCGGGGCGGACGTCGTGGTCACCGGTCGGGTGACCGACGCGTCGCTTGTGGTCGGTCCGGCCATCGCCCGGTACGGGTGGGGTCGCGACGCCTTCGACGAGCTGGCCGGGGCGACCGTCGCGGGGCACCTCCTGGAGTGTGGCGCGCAGGTCACCGGCGGCAACTTCAGCTTCTTCACCGAACTGCCCGACGGCGCTCGCCGGCCCGGTTTCCCGATCGCCGAGGTGCACCCGGACGGCTCGGCGGTGCTCACGAAGCACCTGGGCACCGGCGGTGCGGTCACTGTGGAGACGGTCACCGCACAGCTGCTCTACGAGGTGGGCGGGCCGGCGTACCTGGGGCCGGACGTCGTCACCCGACTGGACTCGGTGACGCTGAGCCCCGACGGGCCGGACCGGGTCCGCATCTCCGGCGTCCGGGGCACTCCGCCGCCGGCGACGCTGAAGGTGGGCGTCAACAACCTCGGTGGCTTCCGCAACTCGATGACCTTCGTCCTCTGTGGGCTGGACATCGAGGCCAAGGCGGCACTGGTCCGAGGTCAGATGGTGGAGGCGGTGGGCAAGGAAGGGCTGGAGTTCACACTGGCCCGGACCGACCACCCGGACGCCGTCGACACGGAGGCGGCAAGCGCCCTGCTCCACGTACACCTGCGCGACACCGACCGTACGCGGGCCGGGCGGGCCTTCTCGGCCGCCGCGGTGGAGCTGGCACTGGCGTCGTACCCGGGCTGCACGCTCACCACCCTGCCGGGCGACGCGACGCCGTACGGCGTCTTCACCGCCGACACCGTCCCGCAGGACGAGGTGTCGCACGTGGCGGTGCTGCCAGGAGGCGAGCGGGTGCCGATCGCTCCCCCGAGCCACACCGTCCCCGCGCCGCCCCCGGATGGGGAGGCTTCGCCGGGCGACGCGGCGGCGGCCGACGCGGTGACGGGCCACGGCCCGACCCGCCGCGGCGCGCTCGGAGAGCTGGTCGGCGCCCGCTCCGGAGACAAGGGCGGCGACGCCAATCTGGGTGTCTGGGCACGCTCCGACGACGGGTACGCGTGGCTGCGCGGCTGGCTGACCGTCGAACGGCTTGCGGAACTGCTTCCGGAGACGGCGTCGCTTGTGGTGCGGCGGTACGAGCTGCCGAACCTCCGTGCCGTCAACTTCGTGATCGAGGGCCTGCTCGGAGCGGGTGTGGCCGCGTCCACCCGGTTCGACCCGCAGGCCAAGGCGCTCGGTGAGCTGCTGCGCTCCCGGCTCGTCGACCTGCCGGCGGGCGTGCCGGCAGGTCCTTCGGCAGCGGGCAGGGAGACGGCGGCATGA
- a CDS encoding TIGR03084 family metal-binding protein, which translates to MVDLTDLLADLADESAHLDALVAPLPAVDWARPTPAPGWSIGHQIAHLAWTDHVAVLAATDAEAFYATVMNAPDPSRLVDDGAEEFLAPPADLLARWRAGRAALADALAAVPAGEKLPWYGTRMSATSMATARIMETWAHGEDVADALGVVRPASDRLRHVAHLGVRTLGHGFAAQGRQVPTAPVRVELAGPGGDTWVWGPADASDRLTGPARDFCLLVTQRRHRADLALLATGPVADEWLDVAQAFAGPPGAGREPAGRNGAAA; encoded by the coding sequence ATGGTCGACCTCACCGACCTGCTCGCGGATCTCGCCGACGAGTCCGCCCACCTGGACGCCCTGGTGGCCCCGCTGCCGGCTGTCGACTGGGCACGCCCGACCCCGGCGCCCGGCTGGAGCATCGGCCACCAGATCGCCCACCTCGCCTGGACCGACCACGTGGCGGTGTTGGCAGCCACCGACGCCGAGGCGTTCTACGCGACGGTGATGAACGCTCCGGACCCGTCCCGCCTGGTCGACGACGGCGCGGAGGAGTTCCTCGCGCCGCCCGCCGACCTGCTCGCCCGCTGGAGGGCCGGCCGAGCTGCGCTCGCCGACGCGCTCGCGGCGGTCCCGGCCGGCGAGAAACTGCCGTGGTACGGCACCCGGATGTCGGCCACCTCCATGGCGACCGCCCGGATCATGGAGACCTGGGCGCACGGCGAGGACGTGGCCGACGCGCTCGGTGTGGTCCGCCCCGCCTCCGACCGGCTCCGGCACGTGGCACACCTCGGTGTGCGTACCCTCGGGCACGGTTTTGCCGCCCAGGGCCGACAGGTGCCGACGGCGCCGGTCCGGGTCGAGTTGGCCGGCCCCGGCGGCGACACGTGGGTCTGGGGTCCGGCGGACGCCTCCGATCGGCTGACCGGTCCCGCTCGGGACTTCTGCCTGCTTGTCACCCAGCGTCGGCACCGCGCGGATCTCGCCCTGCTGGCGACCGGCCCGGTCGCCGACGAGTGGCTCGACGTGGCGCAGGCATTCGCAGGCCCGCCCGGCGCCGGTCGCGAGCCGGCCGGCCGGAACGGAGCCGCCGCGTGA
- a CDS encoding TetR/AcrR family transcriptional regulator — MSAASTRVPQQERSRATQARLLEATVDCLIEHGWSGTTTTVVAARAGVSRGAQLHHYPTKAALVTAAVAHLAERRADELRTEAEALPAGPQRLDRVIDLLAAAFTGPLFVAALELWVAARTDRELRDALMPLEAMVGREMHRLTVSLLGVDERRPGVREAVQATLDLLRGLGVANLLSDDSARRTALLVTWKRQLATLLTP; from the coding sequence ATGTCAGCCGCATCGACGCGCGTCCCGCAGCAGGAGCGCAGTCGCGCCACCCAGGCCCGTCTGCTGGAGGCGACAGTCGACTGCCTGATCGAGCACGGCTGGTCCGGCACCACGACCACCGTCGTCGCCGCCCGGGCCGGTGTCTCACGAGGCGCGCAGCTGCACCACTACCCCACGAAGGCAGCCCTGGTCACGGCCGCTGTCGCCCACCTCGCCGAACGCCGGGCCGACGAGTTGCGCACCGAGGCGGAGGCCCTGCCCGCCGGCCCGCAGCGGCTGGACCGGGTGATCGATCTGCTCGCCGCCGCGTTCACCGGGCCGCTCTTCGTGGCCGCGCTCGAACTCTGGGTCGCCGCCCGTACCGACCGGGAGCTTCGCGACGCCCTGATGCCGCTGGAGGCGATGGTCGGCCGGGAGATGCACAGGCTCACCGTTTCGCTGCTCGGCGTCGACGAGCGCCGACCCGGCGTCCGGGAGGCGGTGCAGGCCACCCTCGACCTGCTCCGCGGGCTCGGCGTGGCAAACCTGCTCAGCGACGACTCGGCCCGCCGCACCGCGCTCCTCGTCACCTGGAAGCGCCAGCTCGCCACCCTGCTCACGCCCTGA
- a CDS encoding Crp/Fnr family transcriptional regulator, which yields MDEVLARSGIFQGVDPEAAEALAKEMETIEVRKGEIVFNEGEPGDSLYILLSGKIKVGRRAADGRQNLIAVMGPSDMVGELSLFDPGPRTATATAVTDTRLVRLRKQALRPWLNNRPEIAEQLLRVLARRLRRTNDSLADLIFTDVPGRVAKNLLQMAGRFGTRDGGVLRVTHDLTQEEIAQLVGASRETVNKALADFASRGWLRLDGKSIIILDPERLARRARV from the coding sequence ATGGATGAGGTACTGGCCCGCAGCGGGATCTTCCAGGGTGTCGACCCGGAAGCTGCCGAGGCGCTCGCCAAGGAGATGGAGACGATCGAGGTCCGCAAGGGCGAGATCGTCTTCAATGAGGGCGAGCCCGGTGACAGTCTCTATATCCTGCTGTCCGGGAAGATCAAGGTTGGCCGCCGCGCGGCTGACGGGCGGCAGAACCTGATCGCGGTGATGGGGCCGTCGGACATGGTCGGTGAGCTGTCGCTCTTCGACCCGGGTCCGCGTACGGCGACCGCCACCGCGGTGACCGACACCCGGCTGGTACGGCTGCGCAAGCAGGCGCTGCGGCCGTGGCTGAACAACCGCCCGGAGATCGCCGAGCAGCTGCTCCGGGTTCTGGCACGGCGGCTGCGCCGGACCAATGACTCGCTCGCCGACCTGATCTTCACGGACGTGCCGGGCCGGGTCGCCAAGAACCTGCTCCAGATGGCCGGCCGGTTCGGCACCCGCGACGGTGGCGTCCTGCGGGTGACGCACGACCTCACCCAGGAGGAGATCGCCCAGCTCGTCGGCGCCTCCCGCGAGACGGTGAACAAGGCGCTCGCCGACTTCGCCTCGCGTGGCTGGCTGCGGCTGGACGGCAAGAGCATCATCATCCTCGACCCGGAGCGCCTGGCCCGCCGCGCCCGCGTCTGA
- a CDS encoding adenosylcobinamide amidohydrolase — protein sequence MLTEPTLTSRPEDGRHIPLLVWRADGPLRAVSSGPLGGGIGVRHWVLNATVPMSYDREDPAAHLSALAADLALDGPGVGLLTGVDVTEVVARTDTGVRAWATVGLGTPVPAAAPAVTALTQHVGTVNIVVYVPARLADSALVNAVATATEAKTQAISELGLAGTGTPTDAVTVLCPVDGPEAAYGGPRSTWGGPLARAVHAAVRAGGERTVVPWSDRLTG from the coding sequence GTGCTGACCGAGCCGACTCTGACCAGCCGCCCCGAGGACGGGCGGCATATTCCGCTGCTCGTCTGGCGTGCCGACGGCCCGCTGCGAGCGGTCAGCAGTGGCCCGCTCGGCGGTGGAATCGGCGTGCGGCACTGGGTGCTGAACGCGACGGTGCCCATGTCGTACGACCGGGAAGACCCTGCCGCTCACCTGAGCGCGCTCGCCGCGGACCTGGCCCTCGACGGGCCCGGGGTCGGTCTGCTGACCGGCGTGGACGTGACCGAGGTGGTGGCCCGGACCGACACCGGGGTGCGGGCCTGGGCGACCGTCGGGCTCGGCACGCCGGTGCCCGCCGCCGCGCCGGCGGTCACCGCGCTCACGCAGCACGTCGGCACCGTCAACATCGTGGTGTACGTGCCGGCGCGGCTCGCCGACTCCGCTCTGGTGAACGCCGTTGCCACCGCCACCGAGGCGAAGACCCAGGCGATAAGCGAGCTGGGGCTGGCCGGAACCGGCACTCCCACCGACGCGGTCACAGTGCTCTGCCCGGTGGACGGGCCGGAGGCCGCGTACGGCGGGCCGCGCTCCACCTGGGGCGGCCCGCTGGCCCGAGCGGTCCACGCCGCGGTGCGTGCCGGCGGCGAACGGACCGTCGTGCCCTGGTCGGACAGGCTGACGGGCTGA
- a CDS encoding CapA family protein: MYASAPLAPRPHRRVALGLAALLAALLVAGCAETAEAPVWQPGIGGGGTGAPVTTDGPKAGGDAPAPDGDAISLSATGDIIMGNAPNRLPAGGGKGFFDSVTRALKADLVMGNLEEPLTVDTGTGKCGANSTRCFQFRAPPEYAAHLRDAGFNLLNQANNHGYDYGPKGYENTQKALEKYDLEHTGAPNQITVVEVKGVKVAVAGFSSYVWSNSLVDIAKAKAVVAKAATMADLVVVQVHMGGEGADKTRVKPGTEMFLGENRGDPVKFSRAMIDAGADLIVGHGPHVLRGMEFYKGRLIAYSLGNFAGGGNSLSNAGRLGWGGVLKVSLKPDGSWAGGSFTSTYMNSAGKPTMDPDDRGLGLITELSRTDFPKTGARFDTDGKISAPTAG; the protein is encoded by the coding sequence ATGTACGCTTCCGCCCCCCTCGCGCCCCGCCCACACCGCCGCGTCGCCCTCGGCCTCGCCGCGCTGCTGGCTGCCCTTCTCGTAGCCGGCTGCGCCGAGACCGCAGAGGCCCCGGTCTGGCAGCCGGGCATCGGCGGCGGTGGCACCGGGGCGCCGGTGACCACGGACGGCCCGAAGGCCGGCGGTGACGCCCCGGCGCCCGATGGGGACGCGATCTCGCTCTCCGCGACCGGCGACATCATCATGGGCAACGCTCCGAACCGGCTGCCCGCCGGTGGCGGTAAGGGCTTCTTCGACTCGGTGACCCGGGCACTCAAGGCGGACCTCGTCATGGGCAACCTGGAGGAGCCGCTGACCGTGGACACCGGCACCGGCAAGTGCGGCGCCAACTCGACCCGGTGCTTCCAGTTCCGGGCTCCGCCGGAGTACGCCGCACACCTGCGTGACGCCGGCTTCAACCTGCTCAACCAGGCGAACAACCACGGCTACGACTACGGCCCGAAGGGCTACGAGAACACCCAGAAGGCGCTGGAGAAGTACGACCTGGAGCACACCGGCGCGCCGAACCAGATCACCGTGGTGGAGGTCAAGGGCGTCAAGGTGGCGGTGGCCGGCTTCTCGTCGTACGTCTGGTCCAACAGCCTCGTCGACATCGCCAAGGCCAAGGCTGTCGTCGCCAAGGCGGCCACCATGGCCGACCTGGTGGTGGTGCAGGTGCACATGGGCGGCGAAGGTGCCGACAAGACCCGGGTGAAGCCGGGTACCGAGATGTTCCTCGGCGAGAACCGGGGCGACCCCGTGAAGTTCTCGCGAGCCATGATCGACGCCGGTGCGGATCTGATCGTCGGGCACGGGCCGCACGTGCTGCGCGGTATGGAGTTCTACAAGGGGCGCCTGATCGCCTACAGCCTGGGCAACTTCGCCGGTGGCGGTAACTCGCTGAGCAACGCCGGGCGGCTCGGCTGGGGCGGCGTGTTGAAGGTGTCCCTCAAGCCCGACGGCAGTTGGGCCGGCGGCTCGTTCACCTCGACGTACATGAACTCCGCGGGCAAGCCGACGATGGACCCGGACGACAGGGGTCTGGGCCTGATCACGGAGCTGAGTCGCACCGACTTTCCCAAGACCGGCGCCCGGTTCGACACCGACGGCAAGATCTCCGCGCCTACCGCCGGTTGA